In the Rhinatrema bivittatum chromosome 6, aRhiBiv1.1, whole genome shotgun sequence genome, one interval contains:
- the SOWAHD gene encoding ankyrin repeat domain-containing protein SOWAHD, which produces MEQVGPASLGPQSDHSPRLEVRANGGIDTIRRAPAKSARESLRGSGRWCREGGAEPAAADRGSPTSSPGSLSLRRRGLRRSLLAGLWITAAAAVPPPGKAEEAEDEQEEAAWLALEPAEHEWMLAAAEGDYAGLEERLRADPSLVSRRDFVTGYSALHWLAKHGRHEDLIRLLDFARGRGLPLDVDAPARGGLTPLHLAAAQGHDLLLKVLIGAFGADVHRRDHSGRRAWQYLRAGAPPELRELAGAPERDEEAEGSLAALNSNNNCRRRQGHGETEPGPPAGLPALRAFLGRALSVFRSR; this is translated from the coding sequence ATGGAGCAGGTGGGCCCCGCGTCCCTGGGGCCACAGAGCGACCACTCCCCCCGCCTGGAAGTTAGAGCCAACGGCGGCATCGACACCATCCGGAGGGCGCCGGCTAAGTCCGCCCGGGAGAGCTTGCGGGGCTCGGGGCGATGGTGTCGGGAGGGCGGCGCGGAGCCGGCGGCAGCCGATCGCGGTTCCCCGACTTCTTCCCCGGGCAGCCTCAGCCTGAGGCGGCGGGGACTGCGGCGAAGTCTGCTGGCCGGGCTCTGGATcacggcggcggcggcggtgccGCCCCCGGGGAAAGCCGAGGAAGCGGAGGACGAGCAGGAGGAGGCCGCCTGGCTGGCCCTGGAGCCCGCCGAACACGAGTGGATGCTGGCGGCGGCCGAGGGCGACTACGCGGGCCTGGAGGAGCggctgcgcgccgaccccagcCTGGTCTCCCGGCGGGACTTCGTCACTGGCTACTCGGCGCTGCACTGGCTGGCCAAGCACGGCCGCCACGAGGACCTGATCCGCTTGCTCGACTTCGCCCGCGGCCGGGGCCTGCCGCTGGACGTGGACGCGCCGGCCCGCGGGGGCCTGACCCCGCTGCACCTGGCCGCTGCGCAGGGCCACGACTTGCTGCTCAAGGTCCTGATCGGGGCCTTCGGCGCCGACGTGCACCGGCGCGACCATAGCGGCCGCCGGGCCTGGCAGTACTTGCGGGCCGGGGCGCCCCCCGAGCTGCGCGAGCTGGCCGGCGCCCCCGAGCGGGACGAGGAGGCGGAAGGGAGCCTGGCGGCcctcaacagcaacaacaactgCCGCCGCCGCCAGGGTCACGGCGAGACCGAGCCGGGGCCGCCCGCCGGGCTCCCCGCCCTGCGCGCTTTCCTCGGCCGGGCACTCTCCGTCTTCCGGAGCCGCTGA